From Debaryomyces hansenii CBS767 chromosome C complete sequence, a single genomic window includes:
- a CDS encoding DEHA2C07612p (similar to uniprot|P38170 Saccharomyces cerevisiae YBL097w BRN1 Essential protein required for chromosome condensation), which produces MSSQVLPKKRGIQNGNGRTPSGRVSSLHDLSHKGRVISGRTLSKSKRVPSNNRHVSRGDLFVGRGEDANGSFSEENAIHFDENKNTILSNFEEWIKLSTDNKITSKNSWQFALIDYFHDLNVIKDGENINFQRASATLDGCVKIYSSRVESAATETGRLLSGLATKKGQEANENGEGNDDQLSESEEANDSQMGVGDSKRKRKINRVLESTLVPFETIRIRKLDQELAIDPLFKKALAEFDEGGAKSLLLNTLNIDSSGRVVFDATSNPIKDESAESSPKPKEKIQTNEIEPDISTLQNFIFKDPEELDDLTICPSLDQLDVVLADVNKAKTILSDVNNKFSHDEQNEDEFADRNRVSDEVDLEFPNYDDDDFGDVNVGNFDDENNEQQNKEFNETVSEQIVSNTGNVMTSAASAKLLDVDLMAYFDERMKTNWRGPEHWRVAAIKKSKRVEDPTIKKETNVSEPSQAQKKKQSIIINFFDDDDDDDIEDKLFETPKNSLSTTRKPDGRTNENANRLPEDIQYNSVRLTNLFMKPQTSILYFPKKDISSTPNHSKPLTDENFFANQYHQNQENDRMSTSMRQAELEDLDDFGNDDDFGGIDFNDALEGGTILSGSDPDKTGGMAGGTQLITGGRKVRPEYVNFSRMAKRVDVKLLKDNLWNSLKPKNGTKTTDDLKLKEESSSPTEDAKTFGDVVTSVGKLYGADEKKDLSTSFCFICLLHLANEHGFDIAPNEAHDDLAITGI; this is translated from the coding sequence ATGAGTTCTCAAGTATTACCCAAGAAAAGGGGGATACAGAATGGAAACGGCAGAACGCCTTCTGGTAGGGTTAGTTCTCTACACGATCTTTCACATAAAGGTAGGGTCATCTCTGGAAGAACTCTATCCAAATCAAAGCGAGTACCTTCAAATAATAGACATGTTAGTCGTGGGGACCTTTTTGTGGGTAGAGGTGAAGATGCAAACGGGTCATTTTCGGAAGAAAATGCCATTCATTTTGACGAGAATAAGAATACAATTTTGTCCAATTTCGAAGAGTGGATAAAACTATCAACCGACAATAAGATTACGTCGAAAAATTCGTGGCAATTCGCCTTGATTGATTACTTTCATGACTTGAATGTTATAAAGGATGGAGAAAACATCAACTTCCAAAGGGCATCTGCAACTTTGGATGGGTGTGTCAAGATTTATCTGAGTAGAGTGGAGTCTGCGGCCACTGAAACAGGTCGGTTGTTAAGTGGATTAGCCACGAAAAAGGGCCAGGAAGCGAACGAGAACGGGGAAGGCAACGATGATCAACTCAGTGAGTCGGAGGAAGCAAACGACTCCCAAATGGGCGTTGGTGACTCCAAAAGgaagagaaaaataaaCAGGGTTCTTGAATCTACTTTGGTACCATTCGAAACAAtaagaattagaaaattagACCAGGAATTGGCTATTGATCCGTTATTCAAAAAGGCGTTGGCggaatttgatgaaggtGGGGCTAAAAGCTTATTATTGAACACGTTAAATATCGATTCATCGGGTAGGGTTGTATTTGATGCAACATCCAACCCTATCAAAGATGAATCTGCAGAATCAAGTCCCAAGCCAAAGGAGAAGATACaaacaaatgaaattgaaccAGATATCTCTACattgcaaaattttattttcaaggaTCCTGAAGAGTTAGATGATTTGACCATATGTCCATCCTTGGATCAGCTAGACGTGGTACTTGCAGATGTCAATAAGGCCAAGACTATACTAAGTGATGTAAACAACAAGTTTCTGCACGACGAACAAAACGAGGACGAATTTGCTGATAGAAATAGAGTTAGCGATGAAGTGGACCTTGAATTCCCTAActatgatgatgatgattttggtGATGTAAATGTGGGcaattttgatgatgaaaataatgaacaacaaaataaagaatttaatgaaaccGTATCAGAACAGATCGTGAGTAATACAGGGAACGTCATGACCTCCGCCGCAAGTGCCAAACTCCTTGATGTCGATCTTATGGCgtattttgatgaaagaATGAAAACCAATTGGAGAGGGCCAGAACATTGGCGTGTTGCAGCGATTAAAAAATCTAAACGAGTAGAAGATCCAACTATCAAGAAGGAAACTAATGTATCAGAACCATCACAAGcacaaaagaagaagcagtCAATAatcataaatttttttgacgacgatgacgacgatgatattgaagataaattatttgagaCTCCTaagaattcattatcaacaaCAAGGAAACCCGACGGAAGAACGAATGAAAACGCTAATAGACTTCCCGAAGATATCCAGTATAATTCGGTCAGACTTACGAACTTATTTATGAAACCTCAGACttctattttatatttcCCAAAGAAGGATATTCTGTCTACACCAAACCATTCAAAGCCGCTTACCGACGAAAACTTCTTTGCCAACCAATATCATCAGAACCAAGAAAACGACAGAATGTCCACATCGATGCGTCAAGCTGAACTCGAAGACCTTGACGATTTTGGCAACGACGACGATTTCGGAGGCATAGATTTCAATGATGCTTTGGAAGGTGGCACAATTTTAAGCGGGTCCGATCCCGACAAAACAGGAGGAATGGCAGGTGGAACACAATTGATTACTGGTGGTAGAAAAGTGCGACCAGAATACGTCAATTTCTCCCGGATGGCAAAAAGAGTTGATGTTAAACTTTTGAAGGATAATTTGTGGAATAGCTTAAAGCCGAAAAACGGCACCAAAACAACAGATGATTTAAAACTTAAGGAAGAGTCCAGTTCTCCTACCGAAGATGCCAAAACTTTCGGAGACGTAGTTACTTCTGTTGGTAAGTTGTACGGAGCGGATGAGAAAAAGGATTTATCTACAAGTTTTTGCTTCATTTGTTTACTTCATTTAGCAAATGAGCATGGTTTTGATATAGCGCCAAATGAGGCTCACGATGACTTGGCAATCACTGGTATATAG
- a CDS encoding DEHA2C07634p (similar to uniprot|P32795 Saccharomyces cerevisiae YPR024w YME1 Mitochondrial inner membrane protease of the AAA family) yields MYNISRILPRVFRKNAFGVWPRPSSIGFRPMIATNIRLISNSTANILQNQEQIANNDLNNAGAQGEFYKSLMNNNYPHLIVQRYETPGIASSPECTAIYIDALNKIGKKGKAEQVSKSLMTSGAGISNGGPLPHGFGSRYEPVHVVVSESVITIISKWLKWLIPIALLTYGATNAFNYLVENGTIFKNSEVADKSVDVSQSTVRFKDVCGCDEARAELEEIVDFLKDPSRFTGLGGKLPKGVLLTGPPGTGKTLLARATAGEAGVPFFFMSGSEFDELYVGVGAKRIRELFGQAREKSPAIIFIDELDAIGGKRNPKDQAYAKQTLNQLLVELDGFSQTSGIIIIGATNFPESLDKALTRPGRFDKEVIVELPDVRGRIDILKNHMENVETAENVDPSIIARGTPGLSGAELMNLVNQAAVHASQLSAPAVDMNHFEWAKDKILMGAAKKKMVITEEARKNTAYHEAGHAIMAMFSQGATPLYKATILPRGRALGVTFQLPEMDKVDMTKKECFARLDVCMGGKIAEEMIHGPENVTSGCSSDLANATSVARAMVTSYGMSDNIGPVRLSDNWESWSSKIRDMADNEVRDYLISSEDRTRKLLSQRQTELKRLAEGLLEYETLTRDEMEKLVRGEPINKTKVISNTVIKSPSSSPRPDILSDPPSVPVEA; encoded by the coding sequence ATGTATAATATATCAAGGATATTACCGAGAGTATTCAGAAAAAATGCTTTCGGTGTATGGCCAAGGCCATCGAGTATTGGATTTAGACCTATGATAGCAACAAATATCAGACTAATTTCCAACTCAACCGCCAAcattttgcaaaatcaagaaCAAATAGCAAATAATGACTTAAATAATGCTGGAGCGCAAGGGGAATTCTATAAGTCGTTGATGAACAACAACTACCCACATTTGATAGTTCAACGTTACGAAACTCCGGGTATAGCATCTTCTCCAGAATGTACAGCGATCTACATTGATGCCTTGAATAAGATTGGTAAAAAGGGCAAAGCGGAGCAAGTTTCCAAGAGTCTCATGACATCTGGTGCTGGGATTCTGAATGGAGGACCTTTGCCTCATGGGTTTGGTTCTAGATATGAACCAGTTCACGTTGTCGTTTCCGAGTCGGTAATCACGATCATTTCCAAATGGTTGAAGTGGTTAATACCAATAGCATTGTTGACTTATGGAGCAACTAATGCGTTCAATTATTTGGTTGAAAATGGAACCATTTTCAAGAACAGTGAAGTGGCCGACAAGTCGGTTGATGTATCGCAATCCACGGTTAGATTTAAAGATGTCTGTGGATGTGACGAGGCTAGAGCcgaattagaagaaattgttgaCTTTTTGAAGGACCCATCGAGATTCACCGGATTGGGAGGTAAATTGCCAAAAGGTGTCTTATTAACTGGTCCGCCAGGTACAGGTAAGACATTACTTGCAAGAGCCACTGCGGGTGAAGCGGGTGTTCCCTTCTTCTTTATGTCAGGAtctgaatttgatgaattatacGTTGGTGTTGGCGctaaaagaattagagaaTTATTCGGCCAAGCTCGTGAAAAATCACCAGctatcatttttattgatgaattggaCGCTATTGGAGGAAAGAGAAATCCTAAGGATCAAGCATATGCTAAGCAAACtttgaatcaattgttAGTTGAACTAGATGGTTTTTCACAAACTCTGGGAATCATAATCATTGGTGCTACTAATTTCCCAGAAAGCTTGGACAAAGCCTTAACTAGACCTGGAAGATTCGACAAAGAAGTTATTGTTGAGTTACCAGATGTTAGAGGACgtattgatattttgaagaatcatATGGAAAACGTCGAAACTGCCGAAAACGTCGATCCATCGATTATTGCAAGAGGAACACCAGGTTTATCTGGGGCTGAGTTGATGAACTTAGTCAATCAGGCTGCAGTGCATGCATCCCAATTATCAGCTCCTGCAGTTGATATGAATCATTTTGAATGGGCTAAAGACAAAATCTTAATGGGTGCagcaaagaagaaaatggtCATCACTGAAGAAGCTAGAAAGAACACTGCATACCACGAAGCAGGACATGCCATCATGGCCATGTTCTCGCAAGGCGCAACACCGTTATACAAGGCGACAATTTTACCTAGAGGTAGAGCATTAGGAGTAACATTCCAATTACCAGAAATGGACAAGGTTGATATGACCAAGAAGGAATGCTTTGCTCGTTTGGACGTGTGTATGGGTGGAAAGATTGCCGAAGAAATGATCCACGGGCCAGAAAACGTTACCAGTGGTTGTTCATCGGATTTGGCGAACGCCACCAGCGTTGCTCGTGCCATGGTCACATCCTACGGTATGAGTGACAATATTGGACCTGTTAGACTCAGTGATAACTGGGAGTCGTGGTCATCCAAGATAAGAGACATGGCTGATAATGAAGTCAGGGACTATTTGATTTCCAGTGAAGACAGAACTAGAAAGCTCTTGAGCCAAAGACAGACAGAGTTGAAGAGACTCGCAGAAGGTCTCTTGGAGTATGAGACTTTGACTCGTGACGAAATGGAAAAATTAGTCCGTGGTGAACCTATAAATAAAACTAAAGTCATATCCAATACCGTCATAAAGTCTCCCTCATCGTCTCCTAGACCAGATATTCTCAGCGATCCGCCGTCAGTGCCCGTCGAAGCGTAA
- a CDS encoding DEHA2C07656p (some similarities with CA3452|IPF10541 Candida albicans) — METTDWSNTVYSPGVKGETSPYFHDLEHDTAGGHGVNGAQQASNQTTNQTTPNFTEQDQYLLNQIEHNLYEAASNGTPGSSNGSRLNRAQNTRVDGGPGKYEFGLDNLNFVLPEDISYEQQSTAYPPSASSLNNNTPHMLATNVKRSTKSVENPTMFMSPVLPGQNDKSYNNQHLYHKYQKHSDDTQSYAHQPHNQHVRPDAVFTPLESPAVTPREQQVNSNSYPYNPPVQASFEPLTSPALAAQQADKRRSSSVYAPTEDGVPSKRKTPHGTPILHANGPRSKRSPSVKPRSSHKSSTSSPFEKLPEAGVDSQRNSSESTPMLPPSGKKVDIPNNSVSGEAPASATMMGFTMSVLAEQQQEGSNNSSVDMVHRTTSNGQTRNGSTYANNNIPPKSSSSSETSPIMGSQGSGESSPVLTRTKSRSEKPTTKKASHKLAEQGRRNRMNMAVQELSNLIPQAYHDEVSIPSKATTIELASKYIRDLIKENNEMKYYNLER; from the coding sequence ATGGAAACGACAGATTGGTCGAACACAGTTTATTCACCAGGAGTGAAGGGCGAAACAAGTCCGTATTTCCACGATTTGGAACATGATACAGCTGGCGGACATGGTGTTAATGGTGCACAACAAGCATCGAACCAGACAACGAATCAGACAACGCCTAATTTTACAGAACAAGATCAATATTTGCTAAACCAAATCGAACACAACTTGTATGAAGCCGCGTCGAATGGGACACCTGGTAGTTCAAATGGTAGTCGTTTGAACAGAGCACAAAATACGCGTGTTGATGGTGGCCCTGGGAAATATGAGTTTGGGCTTGATAACTTGAATTTCGTATTACCAGAGGATATTTCGTACGAACAGCAGTCGACGGCGTACCCGCCATCAGCTTCTAGCTTAAACAACAACACACCTCATATGCTTGCTACGAATGTGAAAAGACTGACTAAATCGGTAGAAAACCCGACGATGTTCATGTCACCGGTCCTTCCAGGGcaaaatgataaatcatACAACAACCAGCATTTATATCATAAATACCAGAAGCATTCTGATGATACTCAGTCATATGCACATCAGCCACATAACCAACACGTCAGGCCTGATGCGGTTTTCACGCCCTTGGAATCGCCAGCCGTCACCCCACGGGAACAACAAGTAAATTCGAATAGTTATCCCTACAACCCACCAGTACAAGCATCTTTTGAACCGTTGACTTCTCCGGCTTTAGCTGCGCAACAGGCAGATAAGAGAAGGTCTTCATCGGTATATGCGCCTACGGAAGATGGTGTACCTAGTAAAAGAAAAACTCCACATGGTACTCCTATCTTGCACGCTAATGGCCCTCGTTCAAAGCGTTCGCCTTCAGTCAAACCTAGATCATCGCACAAATCTCTGACGAGCTCCCCGTTTGAGAAGTTACCTGAAGCTGGTGTGGATCTGCAACGAAATAGTTCTGAATCTACTCCCATGCTTCCACCTCTGGGTAAGAAGGTTGACATTCCTAATAATTCAGTATCTGGCGAAGCACCAGCTTCTGCAACCATGATGGGATTCACAATGAGTGTATTGGCAGAACAACAGCAAGAAGGATCGAATAATAGTTCTGTGGATATGGTACATCGCACAACACTGAACGGTCAAACTAGAAACGGTTCAACGTATGCGAATAACAACATACCGCctaaatcatcatcttcgaGCGAGACGTCTCCGATAATGGGTCTGCAAGGAAGCGGTGAGTCGTCCCCTGTGCTCACGAGAACGAAGTCAAGATCAGAAAAGCCGACAACAAAGAAGGCATCACATAAATTAGCAGAGCAGGGTAGACGTAATAGAATGAATATGGCAGTCCAAGAATTATCGAATTTGATTCCTCAGGCATATCATGATGAAGTATCTATCCCTTCCAAAGCTACCACGATCGAATTGGCATCCAAGTATATTAGGGATTTGATAAAGGAGAATAACGAAATGAAATACTACAACCTTGAACGCTAA
- a CDS encoding DEHA2C07678p (no similarity) produces the protein MNFNDIVNKGKDLVGSKGAQEAYKEFSSTDGSYTDKAKAAYSGYQKGEKSGSEEKSDSKQETTEEKK, from the coding sequence atgAACTTCAACGACATAGTTAACAAAGGTAAAGATTTAGTTGGTTCCAAGGGTGCTCAAGAAGCTTACAAGGAATTCAGCAGCACTGACGGTTCTTACACCGACAAGGCTAAGGCTGCTTACAGTGGTTACCAAAAGGGTGAAAAGTCTGGTTCTGAAGAAAAGTCTGACTCCAAGCAAGAAACTactgaagaaaagaaataa
- a CDS encoding DEHA2C07700p (no similarity), with protein sequence MFSSIAALRPCEITSIQYLGIEYYRRQQKCDSVYQLAIDRPKRRYFNVSPKPCLQPAL encoded by the coding sequence ATGTTTTCATCGATCGCTGCATTGAGACCTTGTGAGATAACTCTGATCCAATATTTGGGTATTGAGTATTATAGAAGACAGCAAAAATGTGATTCGGTATACCAGCTTGCAATAGACCGACCCAAGagaagatatttcaatgttAGTCCCAAGCCTTGTTTACAGCCAGCATTATAA